Genomic segment of Arachis stenosperma cultivar V10309 chromosome 4, arast.V10309.gnm1.PFL2, whole genome shotgun sequence:
ATGTACGATTTGCTTGTATTTGCGTATCAATAAATTtgtaactaaaaaatattaggtagacacaaaaaataaatcgttaaattatttgtgtattaatatatatatttgttaaatttatttttaatgtgtatcaTATATGGTAATTATTTTTTGTGTCAGGTTATAAAATTAAGTAGTCTAAATATTTAGATGctcatatttttttgtttagcAAGCTATCTTTTTGTTTGGTATCAAGAGTTCTATTTAAGAGTTTATGGTAATATTTAAAAGAGAGACAGAGACCAAATAGTCTCGGACATAAAGCAGATGATAGACTGAAATAAGAATAaagttctaatttaatttgcataaaggataaagttagaattaattaattgaaatgagaatattttaagtataaaatattattaaagtttcagtctccatctctaaaaattttagtctccTGTATTTCTACTGAAAtactaaattttgaaaataaaaaattttagtatcaGTATCTGGACCAATAAACATGATATTAAGTTCCAGTCTTTCAATCTACGTCTCAATATCTCAAAACAAACATTATCTAATAAGGGTTTAAATATTTAACTAACTTAGTTGGTCAAGTCATCACTCATCTACTTAAACAAGCGTTAAAATTCgtatttctttttatatatatgtaattcattagccaacaaatttttaaataaaattaaatttacgaCAAATTAATCATTTATTGTTGAACTAAAAAATAGTGtgagaaaaaaaatgaactagaGAAAAGATGCTCATATATAGTTATTAGTAGTAATCATCATAAATTAGTGAAAATAATAAGTAATTAAGTTTTGCTTGTACACTagtttaaaaactattttaatttattttttcaggCATATACTCATAAAAGAGTAAGTAGCCAATGAGACCCactcttatttttatataaatataagtgATCatgttatatgtatatataaaaataagtcattaatttatataaaatataaaatatatattaaaaataaattaaataatatatatatatttataaatacataataactaatttgataattatttattaatatacatataataatttttttaattattatgtattattaatGGTTGTTACGCTCTTGCACTGTTGTCCTTCCAATGATGTATGTGATTTGCTTCATTATATATACAGGGATCCAAGATGACATGATTGATAAGGTAGCTTGAAGAAGGATGTTCAAGTCAAATTAGAAGTAGTAGAATAATAGTAACATAATTTCATGGAGCCTAGCAGcagtaataatataataataataataataataataataataataataataataataataataataataataataataataataataattgcatGGAAGAAGTGAGAATGGACGTGCAGTACCCGCCAGTTGTGGCACCACCTCATAAGAGCAGCCTACAGAAGTTGAAGGTCAAATTGAAGGAAACTTTGTTCCCTGATGATCCAATGAGACAATTCAAGGGTCAACCATTTGGTACAAAAATAGTCCTTGCTGCTCATTATGTGTTCCCTATTCTTCAATGGCTCCCTCAATATAGCCTCAAACTCTTTAAATCTGACATTATTTCTGGTATCACCATTGCTAGCCTTTCAATCCCTCAGGTTAATTAGTTACtcattaatttattattcttaattacttttacttttaattttgtctataatatttattgacaaaattatatatttatgtataaatatatattattattaacttatttttaatatatattttttaatttaatttatattttataccgataattaatttagtaattgatttttaatataCACCTAGCATGattgatttattaattatcGTTCAATGATGGTTTTTTTTTATCAGGGGATTAGTTATGCTAAGCTTGCAAGTTTACCTCCAAGTTTTGGACTTTGTGAGTGCATATATATTTCTTGggtttataattaaataattataacttAAAAGTTTCAGAAcacatattaaaaattattaggaaTATAATTTTAAGCATTAATgacataaatattatataaaatcatcgtctaatataattaatttcacGTTTTGAAGATCATTAAAAGTTTACCATACAAGCATGAACAAAtagtttttccttttttattaaTGTATCAATATGTAATGAGAAATTCTTAGAGGCcaataattttagtaattttagttattatttgactagtctaaatattaaattatttttaataaataaattttattaatttatgtttataaattctaaaaaaatgtgaatatattatattaaattatgtatataaattctaATAACTATAGATACAAACTATATGTATCTTatgtataatatttttgtaaatatatGTACAAAATATAACTGGTtatgtattaacaaaaaataataatattttttagtcaTATAACATTGCTCATATATAATTATTGAATACACgtataaactaattttttttagtggtgcattaaaattaaatccaATTATTAAAGCTATATACATACaactataaaatataattatctaTATTGTTACAGGGCGGAGAaacttttctttaaaaaataaaaaattaacgcACACCATTTACACGGTAAAATGACAAGTATATGAATGTGTTAGGAAGTTTGGGCTATTTAATTTAGTTGAGAATATAACATAGGTTGGTTTTGCATGTTTTATTTCAGATTCTAGTTTTGTTCCCCCACTTGTGTATGCTGTTCTTGGAAGCTCAAAGGACCTTGCAATTGGTCCAGCAGCTATTACTTCTCTTGTGTTAAGATCCATGCTTACGCAACGAGTGTCTCCCACATCACAACCTCATCTCTATCTTCAGCTTGCTTTTACTTCCACTCTTGTTACTGGTGTCTTTCAGGCAGCTCTTGGTATTCTAAGGTTAACATATCTTTCACTTTTCTTCCTATCTCAATTCCTAGCTGTAGAGTAGAGGTATCATGTTTACGGTAGAACATTCAAATATAACATTTGTTGGAGTAGGAaatggatattttttttattttttttaacattcagagaataaagtataatttcttaccattaattttataaataaaactaaaaataaatataaaaaaaaaaataaggataacattaaataattgatatcatccaattttttttccacTAAAAAGAATCTATTCTCATTGAAATATGATATTATATATTCAAATGTCACCTAAGTATTAATAAgatgttaatttttttctatgaagatatttgggtttaaattttgattaatttgtTTAGTTacactttaaataaaaataatatttttataacatactaaaatcaaattttataatttatcatctaataataaaaaaataaatttaagatcttttttgttattatgatagctttttaaaaataatatttattaaaaatataatcatttatgTATCTTTTGTTATTCgcttaaatttttagaaaaaataattttataatataatatcaaaaatTTTATAAGCTAAAATTTAATGGCTTCAAAAAAAAGTTTAACattagacaaaaaaaaaaagcaatctATGCACATTCGTCCAAACTCAAAAAAAACTTacataagaaaatattttaaaaatataaatatttatatacttctttttattaacttaaatttatttgttaacaATATCATAACGATATTTAAGtgtgtgacactcatcatttaACAGCTAGTAATTTGGAGTAGGTGGCTAAATAAAATCTGATGGACTATTATAACAAACAATTGCAGGCTTGGATTTATCATTGACTTTCTATCAAAGGCCATACTTGTCGGATTCATGGCTGGAGTTGCTGTAATTGTATCTCTGCAGCAGCTTAAGAGTCTTCTTGGAATCACAAATTTCACCAAAAAGATGACCATCGTTGATGTATTGAGTTCTGTTTTTAGCAATATTCACGAGGttaattaacatatatataacTCCCTCTAATATTATTTCAATTTTCTCACACATGAATCTTATTCtatttcatctttaattttggGTTCTCTGCAGTGGTCTTGGCAAACAATAGTAATGGGCGCTGGCTTCTTGATTCTACTACTACTGGCAAGGCAATTTGTAtgtaattaactaactaactaactaactataTATCATGAGAAAATATAAGGAACTAACTTTTAATTGGCCAACATTAGCTAGAAGAATTTTTTGTTAAAGACTTATAATTTAAGGTTCAGAATTTTGTAAATAAATGTCATCTATACACTAAAATCAACCATTAAATCAGtcacatataaaatatatattggctaaataaatatgtatttatatacaaatatatagtGGTTAATTTTTAGTGTATATGTAATATTTTTGGACTTCTTATATTGATAATTAACGTACTTGTAAATTCAGAGCTTAAAGAAGCCAAAATATTTCTGGGTCTCAGCTGGAGCTCCTCTTCTGTCAGTAATAATCGCAACTGCCATACTTTTTGCAATTAGGGGTAAACATCCTGCCATTGTTGTTGTAAGTATGATGCAATATAAATTCATGATTACCATATGTATGTAATGTAATTATATTACTAAACAAatgtatgtatatatttatatgtattgGTAGATTGGAAAGCTTCCAGAAGGAGTAAATCCTCCTTCAGTAAAGATGTTGTATTTCGAAGCAACTCATTTAGGACTGGTCATTAAAACTGGGATCATTGTTGGTATTTTATCCCTCACTGTAAGTTTACAACTTATATATGTCAGGATTTTTTTTCAATGCCTTAACTTGGATTATAGTAACTAGTGTACTGATTCactcttttatatattaaatgtgcaaacaatattaaaaattcaattagtTGTTGAGATGATAAATAGTTTATATATATCTACTTAAAGGTCtttagtttaaattttgaaaataacatttttttaaattatataataaaaaggtGAATTCTATCTAATTctctttaaaataaaagataaattaccTTATAACATATTCAATAATTATTGGATAAAATTAGTTAGCTTATTATCATTCAgtttaacttttaatttaatctaaattttgattacataattaatcaattaaccatGATATAATCTTTTTTGTAAATTATAACAATTACTAAACAtcaaaatgttttaaaattCTCACTTGataaattagagagagaaaagggaTTATATGtacatataataattaaaaaaaaaacaatgatgataaactttttttttgtatatatggCAGGTGCTTGGTGAGAAGTGAATATGAAGAGTGATTGATAAATATGAATATATGaaaaaattagataataatattGGACGATAAATGATCTAGTAGAGAGAGTGTAGTAAtattttttcttggttttaAGTGGAATAACACAAACAGAATCTCTAAtgactttaaaaaaaatctcaaaaaagtataaaaattttttcttattttttatttttgtaattttttaatgtgcaattaaaattacaaaatataatttttctagtcacaaaaaaacatatatataatttttctagtaatttttataaattgcaaaaaaattatactttgaTTAATTAACTAGTTAAATTATCATAACTTAGATTAAATTAAGAGTTAATATTAACTGTAAtaagttaatttattttatctagTAATTATGAAACATATCTCAAAAAATAACTTACCTTTTATTTTAAAGAGAGTTGAGTAGAATtcatctaataaaaaaaatttaaaaaaatgttagatACCAATTTTTTCACATTCTCATTATATAGTATAGTATAAATATTGAAGTATAGATATAGGATAGATTAATggtaaataataattttttgaaacaGGAATCTATTGCAGTTGGAAGAACATTTGCAGCTATAAGAAAATACAAAGTGGATGGTAATAAGGAAATGATAGCTATAGGGTTGATGAATGTAATAGGATCCACCACATCATGTTTTGTTACAACAGGTATTATATAGTACGGTCTCTAATTAAGTAAGAATGTATGTTAAATAGTTGAGTAACAGATTAAACCATCTATTTATATATTTCAGGATCATTCTCTAGGACGGCTGTGAACCACAACGCAGGGGCAAAAACAGCGATGTCGAACGTAGTTATGTCGGTGGCAGTGTTGGTGACACTCTTGTTTCTGATGCCATTATTGCATTACACACCGCATGTGGTGTTGGGTGCAATCATAGTAACAGCAGTCATTGGCTTTGTTGATATACCTGCTGCTTACCGTATTTGGAAGATTGATAAATTCGATTTCGTTGTCATGTTGACTGCATTCTTCGGTGTCATTTTTATCTCAGTTGAGTATGGCCTAGCTCTTGCTGTAAGTTTCCACATTCATCATATCCTCTAAACTTTGATTCACATCTAATTTATTTCAACCATAGTATATAGTtacagtataaaatatatgttaaaataataatattatataactaacaaatattaatattttaagttAGTATTTatctaacaataataatttataccTATAATTATGAAACTTTGTATCTATATTTATCAGAAGTTATACATATAAATcagtaaaaattaatttattaaaaataatttggtATACTAAAATCTATTGGCCATCTAAAATTTTCTGTATATTaaaatacacattgaaaatgaattaaacaaaatatgtatttatgtaaatatatatttatacataaatacataataaataatttgataactGATTTCTTTTTTGGTacttgtttttgttttaatatagtaattaattaatacatatTGCCATATTGGTACAATAAAAACCTAAATGAATAAAAAGCGTGGTTTAAAgtttaaacttttttaaaatgtATGATTTGATTCTGTACTTAGTTTTCTTTCAACTTTACTTCTTAAAATAATTATGTtaataaaaaacatttttttaggatttaaattgtgcattttgaaaaaataaactACACATAAACAAAGTTCAAGAATaaattgcattttttttttcaaaaaaactaAGGTCCCAAGAAATTTAAGAAGCCTTATTATAGTAGCACCCTTCTTGGAGGTTGaatatttgaaaagaaaaatcaaattatGTGAAAGTTGTTTGATTCATCATTATGATTGACTAGAGGAAATGCTGATCATGGTGATGATATCAGGTTGGTTTATCAATCTTAAGGATCCTATTGCAAATTACAAGACCAAAAACAGTAATGTTGGGGAACATACCAGGGACAAGATTGTATCGAGATCTTCACCATTATAACCAAGCTACAAGAATTCCTGGTTTTCTCATTTTAAGCATAGAAGCTCCCATCAACTTTGCCAACATCACCTATCTCCAACAAAGGTtggtttaatttaattttaaagagTAAGTATCTAATTTAGTCTCTATCCATTTTTATGAAAGATAAagcaattttaataaaaaaaatagatataattccttaacttttttattttaaataatataatttttctgttaaaaaaattattaaataataacaaaaattaattttgttagaattttaaagttttacaaaattcttttcACTATTTAGCAATATAACCAATTATAATTACTATTACCACCACCTTTTTCATTTTCATCATTATCACTTCTACCTCTATTATTTATCCTCATTATTATCACTTCTACctctataatttttattatgtaatCACATTTTATCATCATTGTATTTCCTCAATCGTCATCATCGCAAAGATCAATATTATTATCAACattattattctctttttttatttcttattggatgttttttttcctttaaaaaatattcatactataattattttctttcttgcaacatcatttttataaataatttttcttcaCTTAACTATTATTGGTgtagaaatttttaaaagcaaacttattaataattttttagagtTTAAAGCCCCAACAAAATACGAATAGAATAAACTCCcacaaaattatttattattattatttaatgaattttttttaaaaaaattgtattatcccaaaataaaaagattGAAGATCAAagtattcttttattttttttacaaaaattactTTGTCTTTTGTAAAAATAGACAAAAGCGGAATTGGGTATTTATTCTAATTTCAACTTTACGGTCTTTTTATCTCACTAAATTATTATATTGTTTTCAAGTAAATCAAATTGACCTATGTAAATTTCACTGCAAGTTAAACTAGTTACCTAAATTTTGATGGAGTCAAATTAGTTTCTAACCTTTTATTTGTCTTCATATCATTTGATTATCTTCAGTATAGATACAAAAATGACATGGAGAATTTGATTTAATATGAAAATTTGATGGATCATCAATTTAACTAATAGGTGAAATTTCACGATCAATTTGAGCATTTATTCGTTAATTTTCTTTCTATTGATCAATTGTTCACATTTATTCTAGGACTTTGCGAtggattgaagaagaagaagaaagcatGAAGGATAACTCAGTTTTTCAGTTTGTGATATTGGAGATGTCAGGTAGTTACATTATTATTGTGAATAACTATATATAATATCTGTTTGTAATTTTATCAAACTTTACTTCTTGCGGATCATAATACTACGCAGTAATAACGACAAGACGTTTTGAGATTTTCAGCTGTGAGCAACATAGATACAAGCGGAGTCTCACTTTTTCAAGAGCTGAAATCAGCATTGGAAACCAAGGATATTAAGGCATGAATAATGCTAACTCACTCATACATATTCTCATATTATATCAAAAATATCATGCgcacataaaaaaaatataaatatatatatatatataacggtcaaatcaattataatatatatatatatatatattatttaatttatttttaatatatattttagcatatattttatacaaataattaatttgaattttttttcttttactcgtGACATAATTGTATATATCACATATCTTCACACCCCTTTGGATGGACATGTTTGATAAAAAGACACGTTGTTTGGGAGGAGATAGATATAAACCAGATGACATATGTTActttacttttaattttctccaaaaaaatatatatatatataataataaataaaaaaattgtctGAATTTTATCTATTGAGATGTTAGAAAACGAAAAATAAGGACAAATTTATA
This window contains:
- the LOC130974946 gene encoding probable sulfate transporter 3.3, producing NNNNNNCMEEVRMDVQYPPVVAPPHKSSLQKLKVKLKETLFPDDPMRQFKGQPFGTKIVLAAHYVFPILQWLPQYSLKLFKSDIISGITIASLSIPQGISYAKLASLPPSFGLYSSFVPPLVYAVLGSSKDLAIGPAAITSLVLRSMLTQRVSPTSQPHLYLQLAFTSTLVTGVFQAALGILRLGFIIDFLSKAILVGFMAGVAVIVSLQQLKSLLGITNFTKKMTIVDVLSSVFSNIHEWSWQTIVMGAGFLILLLLARQFSLKKPKYFWVSAGAPLLSVIIATAILFAIRGKHPAIVVIGKLPEGVNPPSVKMLYFEATHLGLVIKTGIIVGILSLTESIAVGRTFAAIRKYKVDGNKEMIAIGLMNVIGSTTSCFVTTGSFSRTAVNHNAGAKTAMSNVVMSVAVLVTLLFLMPLLHYTPHVVLGAIIVTAVIGFVDIPAAYRIWKIDKFDFVVMLTAFFGVIFISVEYGLALAVGLSILRILLQITRPKTVMLGNIPGTRLYRDLHHYNQATRIPGFLILSIEAPINFANITYLQQRTLRWIEEEEESMKDNSVFQFVILEMSAVSNIDTSGVSLFQELKSALETKDIKLALVNPLAEVIEKLTKADESDSFIREEYLFLSVGEAVRKLSSIMENPPSVTMQQEQPPYMSPPTELPVESPEYSNNV